The following are from one region of the Paenibacillus sabinae T27 genome:
- a CDS encoding ABC transporter permease, whose protein sequence is MKQLPSKKTKRLTGNGSVYHLMMLPGMLFLLVFSYIPMAGIIMAFQNYIPAKGMFHSKFVGLKHFRYMFQLPDIAQVISNTLVIALGKILLGTLMAIVFSILLNEIRVKFLKKYVQTIVYLPHFLSWVVLASVVINMFNLDGSVNQMMSFMGLDKINFLGSNTWFQPLIIGTDVWKEFGYSSIVYLAAITSIDPGLHEAAGIDGASWWRRIWHITLPGMLPIILLMGVMSLTNILSAGFDQIYNLYNPIVYETGDILDTYVYRIGLVGRQYSFGTAVGLFKSVIGIVLLLSANALAKKYTDRKIF, encoded by the coding sequence ATGAAGCAACTACCAAGTAAAAAAACTAAACGGTTAACGGGCAATGGAAGTGTATACCACTTAATGATGCTTCCGGGAATGCTGTTTCTTCTGGTCTTCAGTTATATTCCGATGGCAGGCATAATAATGGCATTTCAGAACTATATTCCGGCAAAAGGTATGTTCCATTCCAAATTTGTAGGGCTGAAGCATTTCAGGTATATGTTCCAGCTGCCGGATATTGCTCAGGTTATCAGCAACACTCTGGTAATTGCCCTGGGCAAAATTCTTTTGGGGACCTTAATGGCGATTGTTTTTTCCATTCTCTTAAATGAAATCCGGGTAAAGTTTCTGAAAAAATATGTTCAAACCATTGTATATTTACCGCACTTTCTTTCCTGGGTTGTCCTCGCTTCCGTAGTGATCAATATGTTCAACCTGGATGGAAGCGTAAATCAGATGATGTCTTTCATGGGACTCGACAAAATCAATTTTCTTGGAAGCAATACATGGTTCCAGCCGTTAATCATTGGCACAGATGTATGGAAGGAATTCGGGTATAGCTCGATTGTCTACCTGGCTGCAATCACAAGCATTGATCCGGGACTCCATGAAGCAGCCGGTATTGACGGTGCAAGCTGGTGGAGAAGAATCTGGCATATCACTCTGCCAGGCATGCTTCCGATCATCCTTTTAATGGGTGTCATGAGTCTTACCAATATCTTAAGTGCAGGGTTTGACCAGATCTACAACTTGTATAATCCGATTGTTTATGAAACAGGGGATATCCTGGATACCTATGTATATCGAATCGGTTTAGTGGGGCGGCAGTACAGCTTTGGTACAGCCGTGGGCTTATTTAAATCAGTGATAGGCATCGTTCTATTACTGTCCGCCAACGCTCTGGCGAAAAAATATACGGACCGGAAAATATTCTAG